In Methanococcoides sp. LMO-2, the genomic stretch GGAATCGGAATCGCACCGGAGGATCAGGAAAAACTGTTCAAGCCTTTCTTCCAGGTGGATTCCTCGAGCTCAAGAGAATTTGGAGGAACCGGGCTCGGGCTTACTCTTGTCAAGAAATTTGTTGAAATGCATGGCGGCAAGGTCTGGGTGGAAAGCGAACCCGGAAAAGGAAGCACCTTTGGATTCAGCATACCGGCTGAGCCCGGGAACATGCATTGCTGAACTTTGATAGATTGGCTAAAAGGAAACCTGCTATTAGAAAACATTTCTATAGCATCTTCGGCCGACAAGTGAAAGCGATCAGATATGATACTCAACATGCAGCCTATAGATCACCCTTATCTCATCCATCTCAGCAGCATCCACATCAAAATCACCTGAGCCTTCAACGTATGTGAGACCATCGAGCTCCTTGAAGGTAACCGCACAACTGATGTTCTCAGGGAGAAATGAGCTGAAGTGGTCACATTTGCCGGTGATCTCTCCAATCATCCTTTTTGTCCGGTCCGCATCAAAAGAATCGCCCTCTAGCGGACTGTAAAGTATTTCTGTTGTTAGTGTTTCCCTGTCCACCAGAGTCATCCAGAATCCATTGATCAGGGAATTATCTATGGCATAATCCTTAATTTCGAAGCTCTTGCTGATCACATTCTTCAATTTTGAACACCCTGTCGGTTTATTGATATTGATAAGTTAAATCATTTTTGTGAGAGGAATGAATAGATATTCATCATATTGCATCACTTCAAACATAATATCAGACAACAAAACAGAATCGGATTTCCATAAAGATGAACTGCATTCATCTTAAAATAAACACTTGGCTGAAGAAGAAGTGGTGCTGAAGTTTTGTTTTCAGCACCGAATCAGGTATTGAAGACCTTTATACATTATTCCATTTCTACTACAGGAGCCGGACGGGGACTTGCCAGACTTCCTCCCAGGTATGCCACGGTACCGCAGATCAAACCGATGAACACGGGGTGGATGAGAGGATTTCCAAGGAACTGCCACAGTACCACAGAACCAAAGCTTGCCACAAGGCTTGCGACAAATCCGGTGGAAGTACCACGGTCCCAGTAAAGTCCAAAGATAAGGGGTATAAAGACGCAGCAAGCGATCACACCCATACTTACGGATACCAGAGGCACTATCATCTGTGGCACATCCATTGCGAAGAATGCAGATACTATGATGATGAGAACACCTACTACCCTTGTTATGCGTAGCACCTTATCATCCGGGGTTGCCGGACGCAGGTATCTCAGGATATCCGAAGTAAGGGCGGTTGTCGTGACCAATACAATGGCACTCATGGTTGACATGGCAGCGGAAATTGCGGCCAGCAGTACGATACTGTCAAATCCACGAGGCAGCAGTGATGTTGCCAGGAAAGGTATCAGACCATCCGGGTTTGTCATGAAAGGTGCCAGTTGTTCTGAACTGAATACCCCGTGAACCATGACTCCCAGAGAGAAAATGCATATTGCATAAATGGTGATGGATATGGGGCCATAGATACCTGCAAAACGTACTACTCTCTTGTCCTTTGCAGAGAACAGCATGATCAGCAGATCAGGTAATGCCAGAAGTCCGAGACTGATAGCAAATGCCATTCCAAAGGTCTTTTGCCATGGTACTGCTGCACCTGTCATACTCAGTATGTCGGCCGGGACCATATCCCATATTGCCAGGCCCCCTCCACTTGAAATAAGACCTGTGTAAAGCAGCACTGCACCCACAAGCATGATCAAACCCTGCAAAAAGCTTATCCAGATAATTGCCGGCAGTCCTCCTATCACATAGTAGAGTGCCACGATGGCAACAGCTATGAGGAGACCCTGAACATATGTTATTCCCAGCAGTCCCTGGAAAAGGTTGGCACAACCCTTGAAAATGGCAACCAGGTATATTGTGTACATCAACAGCATGATCCCTGCAAGCAGCACTTTTCCTCCCTGTGAATCGTACCTGCGTTCCAGTAGCTGTGGTACTGTCTTTGCATCGTACTTCTGGGAGAACATCCATATCTTCGGTGCAATGATGAATGCCAGGCAGGCAAAAGCAACATGGAAGAATACACCCCAGATGACCCATGGAAGCCCGGCAATGAGGCCGTAGCCTCCGCCCCCGAGGAAAGAGGCAGCACTAAAGTAGGCAGCCATGTAAGCAATGCCTATTACCGCAGGGTGCATCAC encodes the following:
- a CDS encoding sodium:solute symporter family protein, with protein sequence MINQVLLVLYILGILLLSLKLRQGTFSGFVVSDRNVMHPAVIGIAYMAAYFSAASFLGGGGYGLIAGLPWVIWGVFFHVAFACLAFIIAPKIWMFSQKYDAKTVPQLLERRYDSQGGKVLLAGIMLLMYTIYLVAIFKGCANLFQGLLGITYVQGLLIAVAIVALYYVIGGLPAIIWISFLQGLIMLVGAVLLYTGLISSGGGLAIWDMVPADILSMTGAAVPWQKTFGMAFAISLGLLALPDLLIMLFSAKDKRVVRFAGIYGPISITIYAICIFSLGVMVHGVFSSEQLAPFMTNPDGLIPFLATSLLPRGFDSIVLLAAISAAMSTMSAIVLVTTTALTSDILRYLRPATPDDKVLRITRVVGVLIIIVSAFFAMDVPQMIVPLVSVSMGVIACCVFIPLIFGLYWDRGTSTGFVASLVASFGSVVLWQFLGNPLIHPVFIGLICGTVAYLGGSLASPRPAPVVEME